The stretch of DNA ttattcatgagagactcatcagagagagcgagcgagcgagcgagccacaggctgagggaaaagcaggctccccatggggatcccaatgcgggattcatcatcctgggacctgggatgaggcccggagccaaaggcagacgctcaaccgctgagccacccaggtgccccttcacaatcattctttttttttaaaccccggACCCGTTTGCACAAAGATGCCCTGCAATCTCGTTAGCTGCCCTTCTGCCTTCCTGATTAACGGTCCCTTCTCGACTTGAACATAGCAGCCACCCGCCATCCCCTCCACCCACGCATGGCGGCCTTCCAAGGTTTGCTTCTCGCTTCTCTTACAGACTTGCTCCATCTACACTTTCTCGGGTCAGACCTTTCCTCTTCTCTATCACCTTCCATGGCTCCCCTTGTTCCACAGTGCTGCTGACCTGTAGAAGCAGAAAGTGTGAGCCACAGAGGCAGTTTAACAATTTTTTAGtagccacattttattttatttatttatttatttattttaaagattttatttatttattcatgagagacacagagagagcgagaggcagagacacaggccgagggagaagcaggctccatgcagggagcccgatgtgggactcgatcccaggtctccaggatcacaccctgagccgaaggcagggtctcaaccgctgagccacccaggcgtctcagtagccacattttaaaaagtgcatagaCACACATTTTACTTAACCCCACCTATCTGGAATATCATCGTTTCCACGTACAGTCAGtataaaaaattatgaatgaagtACTTCACGtgaatgtcttacagtttttcaAAATCCAGGGTGTGTTTTGTGTTGACATCAGATCCCAAATTGGATGCTAATATTTTGTCAGAGATGCCTGATATAGATTCAGAACTCATTAAATTTGCTCTTGGAAAAGTAGATTCACATAGCCAAGGTGCCCCTTGGAGATGTGGGAAAACTTAGGTAAGTTTCTGTAAATTTATGTAAGTTTTCCAACAGTTTGCATGCAGTATTAGACGTGTGCGCGTGCAGTCATATTGACAGCCCAAAAGGAGAAGGTTTCCATCCTTCCAGAAGGTTCCATCTGGCAGGCTTATTCGATAAAGCCCAAACACCTCCATAGGGCTCTCAAATTTTCTACAACCCGGCCCCAACCTGTCTAGCTTTATTTATTGACTTTGTTTTACATGTGTCCACTTTCCcatgcttctccttcccctttgaGGTGGAACCTCTCTTTCCACCTGGAGATCTCATTCTCCTTTGTTGGTCTCTGCTTAAAGGCAGAGCTTCCTCCAAGGagtctccccttctccctttggCAGAGTTAATTGCTGCCTCCGCTTCCCATGGGGGCAGCATGTGGGGGAAGAGGCCTAAGCCCCGGACCGTGGCACACTGCCCTGGGAGCTCATTTCCCTATTTCTCCTGAGGCAGGTTTGAATGGATCTTCTAAGGCAGCGTGAGCCCTGCCCATTTAGAAAAACAGAGCCATACAAAGGGCAGCTCTGTGTCCTTCTCCAGCTGCCCTGGGGCTGCTGAGCACGGGGCTGCAgacaggaacacaccctgggtaCAGGCCACGTAATTCTAGGCGGGCATcagctctgccccccaccctggggtggggtagggggaggcAGTGGCGAGGGGGCCCTTTCTTTGGCCTCATAGAAGGAAATACGTGCCTAGCTGCTCTGATACTCCTTTTGCAAAATGgaagctggtgtgtgtgtgtgtgtgtgtgtgtgtgtggtgtgtgtttactttttcaaaaaataacatATAAGCAGAAAAGTGCACACATCTTCATTGTATCACTTGGATTTTCACGTAGTGTGCATACCACCCAAGCCTACCCCAAGATGAAGAATAAGAACAGGGCCAACCCCTAGaacaccctccacccccccacctcccaccccaccccttccagccaccactccccacccctccaggaTTTAACTGCTTTCCTGACTGGTGGCTCATGACTCATTTTGCCTGCTTCTGAACTGGGTGTAGATGGCATCCCACCGGGTGCCTCTCTGCCCTCTgacttcctctgccccccccccccccgccccccactatATTCACAGATACAGTGACATAGTTTGTGGTTGACTTGGAACACCTTTGTCTTTTCCGGCACCTAAGATgcttttagtaaaaaaaaaaaaaaacccaaagtggtTAAAGAGGAGAGGATGACACTTGATGTGAAAGACGGGGCCGTCGTTGGTTGGTAGTTTCAAAGCGCCAGGAGAGAAGCGTCTGCTCTGATTGGGGCGATGTGTGCCCTTGGGACCTTCTAGGTTTTGATGATTTTTGGTTGTAACTGTTTACCTTTTAGCTTTATTTAGGGAATCCCTCGTTACGATGATAATGCTTGGGTCTAGGAGGGACACTAACTCCCTTTCTGGTTTTTGGACAAGGCTGCACACAAgccatttcttcctattttccatTTGGTAGAAATTGGGAAGATTGgtatggaaaagagagagagagagagaggtgtcaCTTGCATTTCTGATCTGGTGTATTCTGCTTTTGCTTTAGGTAAAATGTCTGTTCCAGGATCCTACCAGGCGGCCGCTGGGCCTTCCTCGGTGCCAACTGCGCCCCCATCCTATGAAGAGACGGTGGCTGTCAATAGTTACTTCCCTATGCCTCCTGCCCCTGCGCCAGGGCCGACCACGGGGCTGGTGACGGGCCCGGATGGCAAAGGCATGAATCCGCCAGCCTACTACACCCAGCCAGTGCCCGTCCCCAATGCCAATGCAAGTACGTGCCATCTCCCGCGCCCCCTTACCTGTCTCCTTCACCCTCCACCCTGGCCTTGGGGCCCCTGCGAGAATCAGGGGAGCCACAGAGGTGACTCTGCCTAAAGTCCAAGTGAAGTGCCAGTCTGGCCTGACCCCTCACCCTGGAATGTCACTTCTAGTCTTCTGGGTTCcacctctggggtgggggtggggggctcatgTCTTCTCCCCAATAAAGCACAGTTTATGAGCTTTCCCACATCAGCCACAAACCGATCCTTTGGTGCTAACTGCCCACCAGTCATCCCAGAGGAATTGGGGAATGGGAGTTTGCGTTCAAAggccccttcccttcctgctggCACTCCCTGGGACAGACCCTGCCCCCGAGGCCAGGGCtggagtgggagaaggagcagaaacaaCTGGGAGTTAGGATTGGTTGAGCAGGTGCTGTCCCAGCCTGCTTCCCTGTCTTCTAGCTACTTCTTCATGGCCTTATCCCTGGGGACTTCCCGCTGCCCAGGTGCGCTCAGGTGTGCCCAGGTGCACGCAGGTGCATAGGTGATTCAGTATCACAAGCAGCCGAGGAGGGAATAGCCAGCTCAGAGAGTAGGCCAGTGGgtcagactgcctggattcaCCTAACTGCCtggtgactcagtttcccctcctgtaAAATAGGGCTCATCAGGTGACTCCTTCAGTGGGTTGTTCCGATGAAATGAAGTTCTCTGAGGAGTCATTTGATAAAAGTGAGCTCTTGTCCCCGGCTCGAGTAACTTTGACGCTATCACACAAAAGAGAACAGAGTGACTTCAGACTCATCATGCTCTGATCAAAAATTCAttctgcaccaaaaaaaaaaaaaaagacttttatacAGTTTACATGTAGGTGTTATAGTATGCTCAAATACTGCTTTTTCTGGAAGGAAAGACTACCTAGGTCTTTCTAGGACAATTAAGTTCTGAGAGCTAGGACAATAATTAATTTCCCCTAATACACAGATTATAGAAACGGCATTTCAGCACCGCAGAGAGGAACAAAAGGGAGTCACTCTGACAGAAATATGAGCTTAAGCAACTTTGCCAAAACGCAAAAACATTCTGAATGCTTAAGGACTTCATGATTTATATCACTCTGGGCTCTCCTCTGGTAACCGGGAACGCCTGTACATGTTTTTCACATAGTTTGCTCTTTTTAGCactattttatatctttgtttcATGTATCAGCTCGATTCCCGGACTCGTTGCAAAGCCTGGGCCAGTGTTCCCCGGCTTGGTACCAACTCCAGCCCTGTCACTGGGGAGTTGGACCTATTAAGGAGTCAGGAGCCGTGTGTGAAAGGAGGGGAGTGTTTCATCGAGGGTTTGATCTGGGTTCGCTGTGACCCAGAGTGTCAGGTTCTTTACTATCCTTCTCTCATGGGACCCTGGCAGCAACCGTGTTACTCccagttgtaaaaaataaaagagttaaatTGAAATACAATTCCCATTAACTCCATAGGGTTCACTCTTTGAAGGTGTCTGATGCAGTGGTGTCAGTGCAGGCATCGGCGCCaattccagaatatttccatcaccccagaaagaaaccccatCCCCATTAGccacccctccccatcccccctgcccctggcaaccactaatctatggATGAAGAAAATTGAGGCTAAAACCCCATCATATCACTGTTTCTGGAATTACCATCTGCAGACCACCTTTATTGAACCACACAGGGAGCTTAAAGAGCCTTCTGGGGACcctgccccagacctgctgaCTCAGCCTGTCTCAGCGgtaggggctgggggtgggtaTAGGGCCCAGGAACCTGCATTGGCAACATTGGCAGTAAGTTCCCCACCCGATTCTGTGGTCAGTGAGTTTGAAAGCCTGGTTGTGCTGAGCCAGACCCCCGCTCCAGGAACTTCTCCCCATCTCATGTGGCAAGGGGGTCAGGGGCATGCAAGCCCCCCAAATGATAATGCTGGAAATCTGCCAATGTTTTGGTAAAGCACACATAAGGTAAATTTGTCACCTAAATTTAGCGTCTCTTGGTGTACGGTTGAATGGCATTAAACACATTCAAGTGGTCTTGAAACTGTCACCACCATCTCTTTCTAgaacttttaaagatattttaaaaatttatttatttaaagattttgtttattcatgagagacacagagagagagagagaggcagagacacaggccgagggagaagcaggctccatgcggggagcccgatgtgggactcgatcccaggaccccaggattatgtcctgggccgaaggcaggcactaaaccgctgagccatccagggatccccctatttttacaatttattcatcagagagagagggagagagaaagggagctcaagcagggggaggggcagaggcagagggagaagcaggctccccgctgtgcagggggcctgatgcgggactcgatcccaggatgctgagatcatgaccatgaCCAAACCAAGGCAGGTGCTTCAAGGACTTCaccacccagccccccccccaaccagaATGTTTAAATCTTGTAAAATTGAACCTCCAGACCCAGTAAACAGCAGCTCCCCgttgcccccccacccctttctggCACCCACCATCTCCTCTGTGAATTGGATGACTTGAGGTGCCTCCCATACGTGAAATCGTGCAGGCCTTGTCCTGTGCCTGGCTCGTGGCACTCAGCACAACATCCTGACGGCTCATCCGTGTTAGAGCGCGGGTCAGGGTGTCCTTTTAAGGCTGAGCGAGCCTCTGCCGCATGGGTAGATCCCATTGTGCTTAGCCATTTGCTCACCTGTccgcgggcacctgggtggcgtcCACCCTTTGGCTCCTGCAAGTGGTGGGCGCTCCAGCCCCTGTGGggacccagcccccacccccatcccgggTCGTCTAGCGGATGCTCTCCTCATTCACCGATCGCCTCTACCTGTCCTGCCAGTCGCCGTGCAGACCGTCTACGTGCAGCAGCCCATCTCCTTTTTTGACCGTCCGATCCAGATGTGCTGTCCTTCCTGCAACAAGATGATTGTGACCCAGCTGTCCTATAATGCCGGTGCCCTCACCTGGCTCTCTTGCGGGAGCCTGTGCCTGCTGGGGTAAGTCCCGGGGCCCTCACGgaccccaggctcctcctccttcctctcaatCTGTATCACATCTGTCTGtgttgcccccccacccccgtccccagCACCACAGGATGGCAAGCTGCACCCCCTGACCTCTGCCCTTGATGCCCGGGGCACCCACCCCTCCCTGCTGGGAACCACTGCTCTTGAGCCGATCAGCACCTAGAAGCTGCTGTCCCCCCTCCGCCTGCTCAGACCACTCCCTGCATGCAGGGCCTAGCACAGCAGCCCCCTACATCTGTCGAGTGATACCCTGagcagtgtctttttttttttttttggaaggatttCACAACCGAGTTAATGATAATGATGTTTGCCTGACTCTGAGAGAAGCTTTGAACAACGTGCACGTTATAATACTTGATAGCGATctctttgaagtttttttcttttttaagactttatttatttgatagagagcacaagcagggagagctgcaggcagagggagagggagaagcagactccctgctgagtgaggagcccggcatggggcttgatcctaggaccccaggatcatgacctgagtcaaaggcagacacttaactaactgagccacccaggcgcccctctctttGAAACTTATCTTTTTATGACTCCAAGTATTTTTTGCATTGTCTACACAGGGAAAGTGTATGTTTATGTCTGCACCAAGGGTAGTATATTGCAAGAAATTATGGTTTTTGTTCTGGAGAAATTTGAGGGAACGCAGTTTAAttatcccccccccaaaaaaaaaaacagataaaggcAGCCTCTTTATTCCTGGCCTGGGAGTCACTCAGAAAAACCACATGGGCTCTATTTTTCTCCCTTGAAGGAAACGGtatctgtgtatcttttttttttaggagcctTGGCCTCTTGTACAACTGGCGTGTTCCTCATTGGTGGCTTAGCTCTAGAAGGAATGGtgtttctcttcctcatttcGAAGAGAGAGGCTCAAAGCCCCCAAGAGCTTAGCTTCCTTGAAGACACATGTTCAGTGGGGTGGAAAGGAGACCAAACAGGTTTATTGGCACCTGTTTCCCTGTCCTGCCCATGGGACTGCGGTGATGGCTGACCTCTTCAGCCCCTGGGCaggaaatgtgaaataaaagTTCATCGTCCTAGGACATTTTTgtattaaaactcatttttatctttgaaaactGGGGAAGGACAGGATGAGAGCTATTGAGGGTCAGAACTATTGAACGATCCAGCTCTCAAATCGAGGCAGCttttctgtccctcccttcttttcttccttaaatatggTATTGTGGGTTCTAATCCTACCTCTCACTGGTGTGTGACTGGGCAAGTGACCTCAGCTCTCTGTGCTCCAGTTCCCTCCCCtgaaagctggaggtatcatggAGCTGTGTTTGTAATGCAGGAGAGCCAAGTAAGGATTAGTGCTAAGGCACTGTTGCTGCCCTTTCTTGAACTTGGGTAAACTTAGGCAGTAGGAGGAAATTCTTCTCATAAGATTGTTTCCTGGTCAGGCTGCatcctgtttctgctttttgtaaaTCAATGTCTTCCTGTacatagatgatttttaaaaaattgaattataattgacatacaatattctaTCAATTTCAGATATACAAGATAGTGATTTgatgtttttatacattatgaagtCACCATGATAGGTCTAATTACCGTCTGTCACCATAtaaatattactatattattgATTATACTCCCTAGActgtatattataaaatgttgattttttttttaagattttattcatttacctgacagtgagagagaaggagcacaagtaggaggagtggcaggcagagagggagagggaaaagcaggctccctactgagcagggagccagatgcaagcCTGAGAGCCCCATATGTGCTcagatgtgggcttgatcccaggatcctggggtcatgacctgagccaaaggcagatgcttaaacgatggagccacccaggcacccctaaaatgttgatttttaataaatttgggCAAACATTGGTCATAAGGCTGTGGGGGTGCCCCCAGTCACAAGCCTCAGGTCACCCACACTTCTGATGACCAGCTATAAACTGAGGGTCCTGTTATTCCTTCC from Vulpes vulpes isolate BD-2025 chromosome 3, VulVul3, whole genome shotgun sequence encodes:
- the LITAF gene encoding lipopolysaccharide-induced tumor necrosis factor-alpha factor isoform X1 — its product is MERGRGIDTHHLEFFCKMSVPGSYQAAAGPSSVPTAPPSYEETVAVNSYFPMPPAPAPGPTTGLVTGPDGKGMNPPAYYTQPVPVPNANAIAVQTVYVQQPISFFDRPIQMCCPSCNKMIVTQLSYNAGALTWLSCGSLCLLGCIAGCCFIPFCVDALQDVDHYCPNCKALLGTYKRL
- the LITAF gene encoding lipopolysaccharide-induced tumor necrosis factor-alpha factor isoform X2, producing MSVPGSYQAAAGPSSVPTAPPSYEETVAVNSYFPMPPAPAPGPTTGLVTGPDGKGMNPPAYYTQPVPVPNANAIAVQTVYVQQPISFFDRPIQMCCPSCNKMIVTQLSYNAGALTWLSCGSLCLLGCIAGCCFIPFCVDALQDVDHYCPNCKALLGTYKRL